One genomic segment of Tiliqua scincoides isolate rTilSci1 chromosome 6, rTilSci1.hap2, whole genome shotgun sequence includes these proteins:
- the PACRGL gene encoding PACRG-like protein: protein MQETKTCEGRHLKNGATASGSERVSSGCKMKKKPATQKRKTSSTSSPSPDSAIKPQPRPSDRLNPKTIDPFGVQSRTSAFAAIYSKGGIPCRLVHGSVKHKLQWDCHPETLPFDPLLITLAEGLRETRHPYTFVSKEGFKELLLVDGAAQKAIPLLPRLVPVLKAALAHSDGEVFERGLNALVQLSAVVGPSLNDHLKHLLSSLSKRQMSKKFKEQTTDALQKLEQYGGKESLTIIKSKIPTYCSISS from the exons ATGCAGGAAACAAAGACCTGTGAAGGCAGGCATTTGAAAAATGGAGCGACTG CAAGTGGTAGTGAAAGAGTGTCTTCAGGCTGTAAAATGAAAAAGAAGCCTGCAACCCAGAAGAGAAAGACATCATCCACTTCGTCTCCTTCTCCTGATTCTGCAATTAAGCCACAGCCCAGGCCTAGTGACAGACTTAATCCTAAAACAATTGATCCG TTTGGTGTTCAGTCAAGAACTTCTGCCTTTGCTGCCATTTATTCCAAAGGGGGCATTCCTTGCAG GTTGGTTCATGGCTCTGTAAAACACAAATTGCAGTGGGATTGTCATCCAGAAACACTTCCATTTGATCCACTTCTTATAACTTTAGCGGAG GGTCTAAGAGAGACAAGACATCCTTATACATTTGTATCCAAAGAAGGCTTTAAAGAATTGCTCTTGGTGGACGGTGCTGCTCAAAAAGCTATTCCCTTGCTACCTCGGCTTGTTCCAGTGTTAAAAGCTGCTTTG GCCCATTCAGATGGTGAAGTATTTGAAAGAGGACTAAATGCTTTGGTACAGCTGAGTGCTGTTGTTGGCCCTTCACTCAATGATCATCTGAAGCATCTTCTTTCAAGT CTTTCAAAGAGGCAGATGAGCAAGAAGTTCAAAGAACAGACTACAGATGCTTTGCAAAAGCTGGAACAGTATGGTGGGAAG GAAAGTCTGACGATTATAAAATCTAAAATTCCAACATATTGCTCAATTTCCTCTTGA